In Brassica rapa cultivar Chiifu-401-42 chromosome A06, CAAS_Brap_v3.01, whole genome shotgun sequence, a single window of DNA contains:
- the LOC103827970 gene encoding DNA repair protein RAD5B isoform X3, translating into MEMRRTEHEAAVSRSDDCKIVADTPPDESYVVLRTSTGVRISSQLNDESKSVLSDAMPVKAEEVTGDGSVTLGDDVESESLEFRVKEEPDLDFETQEEAMMIDDTVEKPMVVVEAVSRGSGNECLDVESDSTHVKMEVREEKPVYVKKVNTQEVDARKAKVEDGDFPVERDWYLVGRSLVTATSTSKGRRLEDNEVVNFAFPSTLNLKVPNIVRFSTKRCGEIGRLPMEWSNWAVSLLRSGKVKMLGRCVAAPPFLQMMQDIMLYVSFYIHSSIFTDVSKSTWRIGSSPNIESTLHPLLQLFRHLTIKPYQKARTKLSCSITFFFWFLFLILYIFKQAEFTPQELDSRKRSLNLENDSDERAALLAIAKRRKGAPLYLEHNNKDEEDAPDSYMNRVVGAADSYNLEEMEAPSKLTCNLRPYQKQALYWMSESEKGIDVDKAAETLHPCWEAYRICDEYVLTTNCAFVQVNSSIITNVDLYVIILRRAPSIYVNIFSGEATIQFPTATQMARGGILADAMGLGKTVMTIALILARPGRGNPEIEDDLAADVNGDKTKRNESHKALTCVKAKGGTLIVCPMALLSQWKDELETHSMPDTVSVLSYYGGDRTQDAKAIASHDVVLTTYGVLTSAYKQDMANSIFHRIDWYRIVLDEAHTIKSWKTQAAKATFELSSHCRWCLTGTPLQNKLEDLYSLLCFLHVEPWCNWAWWNKLIQKPYENGDPRGLKLIKAILRPLMLRRTKETRDKEGSLILELPPTDVKVIECEQSEGERDFYTALFKRSKVQFDQFVAQGRVLHNYANILELLLRLRQCCNHPFLVMSRADSQQYADLDSLARRFLDNNPDSVSQRAPSRAYIEEVIQDIRDGNSKECPICLESADDPILTPCAHRMCRECLLTSWRSTSCGLCPICRTVLKKTELISCPTESIFRVDVVKNWKESSKVSELIKCLEKIRMSGTGEKSIVFSQWTSFLDLLEIPLRRRGIEFLRFDGKLAQKAREKVLKEFNETKQKTVLLMSLKAGGVGLNLTAASNVFLMDPWWNPAVEEQAIMRIHRIGQKRTVCVRRFIVKDTVEERMQQVQARKQRMIAGALTDEEVRSARLEELKMLFR; encoded by the exons ATGGAGATGCGGAGAACCGAACACGAAGCAGCTGTTTCACGTTCAGACGATTGTAAGATCGTTGCCGATACTCCTCCCGATGAATCCTATGTGGTCCTCAGGACATCCACTGGAGTCCGAATCTCTTCTCAATTAAACGATGAATCCAAGTCGGTTCTTTCCGATGCTATGCCGGTGAAAGCCGAGGAGGTAACCGGTGACGGTTCTGTTACTCTTGGTGATGATGTAGAATCTGAATCTTTAGAGTTCCGTGTTAAGGAGGAACCTGATTTGGATTTTGAGACTCAAGAAGAAGCAATGATGATTGATGATACTGTAGAGAAGCCTATGGTGGTTGTTGAAGCTGTTTCAAGAGGCTCTGGCAACGAGTGTTTGGATGTGGAATCAGATTCTACTCATGTGAAGATGGAAGTGAGAGAAGAGAAGCCTGTGTATGTGAAGAAGGTTAATACACAGGAGGTTGATGCAAGAAAGGCGAAAGTAGAAGATGGTGATTTCCCGGTGGAGAGAGACTGGTACTTGGTTGGGAGGTCTCTTGTCACCGCGACTTCCACTAGTAAAGGAAGGAGACTCGAAGATAACGAAGTTGTGAATTTCGCATTTCCCTCTACTCTCAATTTGAAAGTTCCAAACATTGTTCGCTTCTCTACCAAAAGATGTGGAGAG ATTGGTAGGCTTCCAATGGAATGGTCGAACTGGGCTGTTAGTCTTTTGAGATCTGGTAAAGTCAAAATGCTAGGCAGATGTGTAGCTGCGCCACCCTTTCTCCAAATGATGCAAGATATTATGCTATATGTCAG TTTCTACATTCACAGCTCCATATTCACTGATGTTAGCAAATCCACTTGGCGGATTGGTTCTTCACCTAACATCGAGTCCACGCTTCATCCTCTTCTTCAGCTTTTCAGACACTTGACAATCAAACCCTACCAAAAGGCACGTACCAAACTTTCATGttccattactttttttttttggtttctgttTCTCATTTTGTATATCTTCAAGCAGGCTGAGTTTACTCCTCAGGAACTTGACTCTCGCAAACGCTCCCTCAACTTGGAG AATGACTCGGACGAGAGAGCAGCATTGTTGGCCATAGCGAAAAGAAGAAAAGGTGCTCCACTGTATCTTGagcacaacaacaaagatgaagaagatgctCCTGACTCATATATGAATCGTGTCGTTGGCGCTGCAGATTCATATAACCTGGAG GAAATGGAAGCTCCAAGTAAGCTCACCTGCAACCTGAGACCATACCAGAAACAAGCACTCTACTGGATGTCAGAGTCTGAAAAAGGAATTGATGTTGATAAAGCAGCTGAAACTCTCCATCCTTGCTGGGAGGCTTATCGAATCTGTGACGAGTATGTGCTTACAACAAACTGTGCATTTGTTCAAGTTAATTCATCTATAATAACTAACGTTGATTTGTATGTGATTATATTAAGGAGGGCGCCTTCAATTTATGTGAACATCTTCAGCGGTGAAGCAACAATCCAGTTTCCAACAGCTACACAGATGGCAAGAGGCGGA ATATTGGCAGATGCCATGGGACTTGGAAAAACTGTGATGACGATTGCACTGATACTTGCACGGCCAGGCCGAGGTAACCCAGAAATTGAAGATGACTTGGCGGCAGATGTTAATGGAGATAAAACTAAGAGGAATGAGAGTCATAAAGCACTAACGTGTGTGAAGGCCAAAGGAGGCACTCTTATTGTTTGCCCCATGGCATTGCTAAGCCAATGGAAG GACGAGCTTGAGACTCATTCAATGCCTGACACTGTGTCTGTGTTAAGTTACTACGGAGGGGATAGGACGCAGGACGCAAAAGCTATAGCGAGTCATGATGTGGTCTTGACAACTTATGGTGTCTTAACCTCTGCTTACAAGCAA GATATGGCGAACAGTATTTTCCACAGAATTGATTGGTACAGGATTGTTCTTGATGAAGCTCACACTATCAAATCATGGAAAACACAAGCTGCTAAAGCTACATTTGAGTTGTCTTCCCACTGCAGATGGTGTCTGACAGGGACTCCCTTACAA AACAAGCTTGAAGATCTTTACAGTCTTCTATGCTTCCTTCATGTCGAACCATGGTGCAATTGGGCTTG GTGGAATAAGTTGATTCAGAAGCCATATGAAAATGGTGATCCACGAGGACTAAAGCTAATCAAGGCGATTTTGAGGCCATTGATGCTGAGAAGAACAAAGGAGACAAGGGACAAAGAAGGAAG TCTAATTCTTGAACTTCCTCCAACCGATGTTAAAGTCATTGAATGTGAACAGTCTGAAGGAGAACGTGACTTCTATACTGCCCTTTTCAAGAGATCTAAA GTCCAGTTTGACCAGTTTGTGGCACAAGGAAGAGTTCTTCACAACTATGCAAACATCCTTGAGCTCCTCCTCCGTCTACGCCAATGTTGCAACCACCCTTTTCTAGTTATGAG CCGGGCAGATTCACAACAGTACGCTGACTTAGACAGCCTCGCAAGGAGATTTCTTGACAACAATCCTGACTCAGTTTCTCAAAGAGCTCCATCTCGGGCCTACATCGAAGAAGTTATCCAAGACATACGTGATGGCAACAGCAAAGAGTGCCCAATATGTCTGGAGTCTGCAGATGATCCCATTCTCACACCTTGTGCTCACAGAATGTGCCGTGAATGTCTCCTTACTAGCTGGCGCTCTACTTCTTGTGGTCTATGCCCAATCTGCAGGACTGTACTGAAGAAAACTGAGCTCATCTCATGCCCAACGGAGAGTATATTCCGCGTTGATGTTGTAAAGAACTGGAAGGAGTCTTCAAAGGTCTCAGAGCTTATAAAATGCTTAGAGAAGATTCGGATGTCTGGTACGGGAGAGAAGAGCATTGTGTTTAGCCAGTGGACTTCGTTTTTGGATCTCCTGGAGATTCCTTTGAGAAGAAGAGGAATTGAGTTTCTTAGATTCGATGGGAAGCTTGCACAGAAGGCGAGAGAAAAGGTCTTAAAGGAGTTCAATGAAACCAAACAGAAAACA GTTCTGCTTATGTCTCTGAAAGCTGGAGGAGTTGGTCTGAATCTGACCGCAGCTTCAAACGTTTTCTTAATG GATCCATGGTGGAATCCGGCGGTGGAAGAGCAAGCAATCATGAGAATTCATCGCATAGGGCAGAAAAGAACTGTATGCGTCAGAAGATTCATTGTCAAG GATACAGTAGAGGAACGGATGCAGCAAGTTCAGGCGAGGAAGCAGCGGATGATTGCTGGAGCTTTGACTGACGAAGAAGTCCGGTCGGCCAGACTTGAGGAGCTTAAAATGTTGTTCCGATGA
- the LOC103827970 gene encoding DNA repair protein RAD5B isoform X2, which translates to MEMRRTEHEAAVSRSDDCKIVADTPPDESYVVLRTSTGVRISSQLNDESKSVLSDAMPVKAEEVTGDGSVTLGDDVESESLEFRVKEEPDLDFETQEEAMMIDDTVEKPMVVVEAVSRGSGNECLDVESDSTHVKMEVREEKPVYVKKVNTQEVDARKAKVEDGDFPVERDWYLVGRSLVTATSTSKGRRLEDNEVVNFAFPSTLNLKVPNIVRFSTKRCGEIGRLPMEWSNWAVSLLRSGKVKMLGRCVAAPPFLQMMQDIMLYVSFYIHSSIFTDVSKSTWRIGSSPNIESTLHPLLQLFRHLTIKPYQKAEFTPQELDSRKRSLNLENDSDERAALLAIAKRRKGAPLYLEHNNKDEEDAPDSYMNRVVGAADSYNLEEMEAPSKLTCNLRPYQKQALYWMSESEKGIDVDKAAETLHPCWEAYRICDEYVLTTNCAFVQVNSSIITNVDLYVIILRRAPSIYVNIFSGEATIQFPTATQMARGGILADAMGLGKTVMTIALILARPGRGNPEIEDDLAADVNGDKTKRNESHKALTCVKAKGGTLIVCPMALLSQWKVNCSCLFLVFIFFFRKVSWIVFTLFQDELETHSMPDTVSVLSYYGGDRTQDAKAIASHDVVLTTYGVLTSAYKQDMANSIFHRIDWYRIVLDEAHTIKSWKTQAAKATFELSSHCRWCLTGTPLQNKLEDLYSLLCFLHVEPWCNWAWWNKLIQKPYENGDPRGLKLIKAILRPLMLRRTKETRDKEGSLILELPPTDVKVIECEQSEGERDFYTALFKRSKVQFDQFVAQGRVLHNYANILELLLRLRQCCNHPFLVMSRADSQQYADLDSLARRFLDNNPDSVSQRAPSRAYIEEVIQDIRDGNSKECPICLESADDPILTPCAHRMCRECLLTSWRSTSCGLCPICRTVLKKTELISCPTESIFRVDVVKNWKESSKVSELIKCLEKIRMSGTGEKSIVFSQWTSFLDLLEIPLRRRGIEFLRFDGKLAQKAREKVLKEFNETKQKTVLLMSLKAGGVGLNLTAASNVFLMDPWWNPAVEEQAIMRIHRIGQKRTVCVRRFIVKDTVEERMQQVQARKQRMIAGALTDEEVRSARLEELKMLFR; encoded by the exons ATGGAGATGCGGAGAACCGAACACGAAGCAGCTGTTTCACGTTCAGACGATTGTAAGATCGTTGCCGATACTCCTCCCGATGAATCCTATGTGGTCCTCAGGACATCCACTGGAGTCCGAATCTCTTCTCAATTAAACGATGAATCCAAGTCGGTTCTTTCCGATGCTATGCCGGTGAAAGCCGAGGAGGTAACCGGTGACGGTTCTGTTACTCTTGGTGATGATGTAGAATCTGAATCTTTAGAGTTCCGTGTTAAGGAGGAACCTGATTTGGATTTTGAGACTCAAGAAGAAGCAATGATGATTGATGATACTGTAGAGAAGCCTATGGTGGTTGTTGAAGCTGTTTCAAGAGGCTCTGGCAACGAGTGTTTGGATGTGGAATCAGATTCTACTCATGTGAAGATGGAAGTGAGAGAAGAGAAGCCTGTGTATGTGAAGAAGGTTAATACACAGGAGGTTGATGCAAGAAAGGCGAAAGTAGAAGATGGTGATTTCCCGGTGGAGAGAGACTGGTACTTGGTTGGGAGGTCTCTTGTCACCGCGACTTCCACTAGTAAAGGAAGGAGACTCGAAGATAACGAAGTTGTGAATTTCGCATTTCCCTCTACTCTCAATTTGAAAGTTCCAAACATTGTTCGCTTCTCTACCAAAAGATGTGGAGAG ATTGGTAGGCTTCCAATGGAATGGTCGAACTGGGCTGTTAGTCTTTTGAGATCTGGTAAAGTCAAAATGCTAGGCAGATGTGTAGCTGCGCCACCCTTTCTCCAAATGATGCAAGATATTATGCTATATGTCAG TTTCTACATTCACAGCTCCATATTCACTGATGTTAGCAAATCCACTTGGCGGATTGGTTCTTCACCTAACATCGAGTCCACGCTTCATCCTCTTCTTCAGCTTTTCAGACACTTGACAATCAAACCCTACCAAAAG GCTGAGTTTACTCCTCAGGAACTTGACTCTCGCAAACGCTCCCTCAACTTGGAG AATGACTCGGACGAGAGAGCAGCATTGTTGGCCATAGCGAAAAGAAGAAAAGGTGCTCCACTGTATCTTGagcacaacaacaaagatgaagaagatgctCCTGACTCATATATGAATCGTGTCGTTGGCGCTGCAGATTCATATAACCTGGAG GAAATGGAAGCTCCAAGTAAGCTCACCTGCAACCTGAGACCATACCAGAAACAAGCACTCTACTGGATGTCAGAGTCTGAAAAAGGAATTGATGTTGATAAAGCAGCTGAAACTCTCCATCCTTGCTGGGAGGCTTATCGAATCTGTGACGAGTATGTGCTTACAACAAACTGTGCATTTGTTCAAGTTAATTCATCTATAATAACTAACGTTGATTTGTATGTGATTATATTAAGGAGGGCGCCTTCAATTTATGTGAACATCTTCAGCGGTGAAGCAACAATCCAGTTTCCAACAGCTACACAGATGGCAAGAGGCGGA ATATTGGCAGATGCCATGGGACTTGGAAAAACTGTGATGACGATTGCACTGATACTTGCACGGCCAGGCCGAGGTAACCCAGAAATTGAAGATGACTTGGCGGCAGATGTTAATGGAGATAAAACTAAGAGGAATGAGAGTCATAAAGCACTAACGTGTGTGAAGGCCAAAGGAGGCACTCTTATTGTTTGCCCCATGGCATTGCTAAGCCAATGGAAGGTGAATTGCAGCTGTTTATTcttggtttttatattttttttcagaaaagTCTCATGGATTGTTTTCACTTTGTTCCAGGACGAGCTTGAGACTCATTCAATGCCTGACACTGTGTCTGTGTTAAGTTACTACGGAGGGGATAGGACGCAGGACGCAAAAGCTATAGCGAGTCATGATGTGGTCTTGACAACTTATGGTGTCTTAACCTCTGCTTACAAGCAA GATATGGCGAACAGTATTTTCCACAGAATTGATTGGTACAGGATTGTTCTTGATGAAGCTCACACTATCAAATCATGGAAAACACAAGCTGCTAAAGCTACATTTGAGTTGTCTTCCCACTGCAGATGGTGTCTGACAGGGACTCCCTTACAA AACAAGCTTGAAGATCTTTACAGTCTTCTATGCTTCCTTCATGTCGAACCATGGTGCAATTGGGCTTG GTGGAATAAGTTGATTCAGAAGCCATATGAAAATGGTGATCCACGAGGACTAAAGCTAATCAAGGCGATTTTGAGGCCATTGATGCTGAGAAGAACAAAGGAGACAAGGGACAAAGAAGGAAG TCTAATTCTTGAACTTCCTCCAACCGATGTTAAAGTCATTGAATGTGAACAGTCTGAAGGAGAACGTGACTTCTATACTGCCCTTTTCAAGAGATCTAAA GTCCAGTTTGACCAGTTTGTGGCACAAGGAAGAGTTCTTCACAACTATGCAAACATCCTTGAGCTCCTCCTCCGTCTACGCCAATGTTGCAACCACCCTTTTCTAGTTATGAG CCGGGCAGATTCACAACAGTACGCTGACTTAGACAGCCTCGCAAGGAGATTTCTTGACAACAATCCTGACTCAGTTTCTCAAAGAGCTCCATCTCGGGCCTACATCGAAGAAGTTATCCAAGACATACGTGATGGCAACAGCAAAGAGTGCCCAATATGTCTGGAGTCTGCAGATGATCCCATTCTCACACCTTGTGCTCACAGAATGTGCCGTGAATGTCTCCTTACTAGCTGGCGCTCTACTTCTTGTGGTCTATGCCCAATCTGCAGGACTGTACTGAAGAAAACTGAGCTCATCTCATGCCCAACGGAGAGTATATTCCGCGTTGATGTTGTAAAGAACTGGAAGGAGTCTTCAAAGGTCTCAGAGCTTATAAAATGCTTAGAGAAGATTCGGATGTCTGGTACGGGAGAGAAGAGCATTGTGTTTAGCCAGTGGACTTCGTTTTTGGATCTCCTGGAGATTCCTTTGAGAAGAAGAGGAATTGAGTTTCTTAGATTCGATGGGAAGCTTGCACAGAAGGCGAGAGAAAAGGTCTTAAAGGAGTTCAATGAAACCAAACAGAAAACA GTTCTGCTTATGTCTCTGAAAGCTGGAGGAGTTGGTCTGAATCTGACCGCAGCTTCAAACGTTTTCTTAATG GATCCATGGTGGAATCCGGCGGTGGAAGAGCAAGCAATCATGAGAATTCATCGCATAGGGCAGAAAAGAACTGTATGCGTCAGAAGATTCATTGTCAAG GATACAGTAGAGGAACGGATGCAGCAAGTTCAGGCGAGGAAGCAGCGGATGATTGCTGGAGCTTTGACTGACGAAGAAGTCCGGTCGGCCAGACTTGAGGAGCTTAAAATGTTGTTCCGATGA
- the LOC103827970 gene encoding DNA repair protein RAD5B isoform X5, with the protein MEMRRTEHEAAVSRSDDCKIVADTPPDESYVVLRTSTGVRISSQLNDESKSVLSDAMPVKAEEVTGDGSVTLGDDVESESLEFRVKEEPDLDFETQEEAMMIDDTVEKPMVVVEAVSRGSGNECLDVESDSTHVKMEVREEKPVYVKKVNTQEVDARKAKVEDGDFPVERDWYLVGRSLVTATSTSKGRRLEDNEVVNFAFPSTLNLKVPNIVRFSTKRCGEIGRLPMEWSNWAVSLLRSGKVKMLGRCVAAPPFLQMMQDIMLYVSFYIHSSIFTDVSKSTWRIGSSPNIESTLHPLLQLFRHLTIKPYQKAEFTPQELDSRKRSLNLENDSDERAALLAIAKRRKGAPLYLEHNNKDEEDAPDSYMNRVVGAADSYNLEEMEAPSKLTCNLRPYQKQALYWMSESEKGIDVDKAAETLHPCWEAYRICDERAPSIYVNIFSGEATIQFPTATQMARGGILADAMGLGKTVMTIALILARPGRGNPEIEDDLAADVNGDKTKRNESHKALTCVKAKGGTLIVCPMALLSQWKDELETHSMPDTVSVLSYYGGDRTQDAKAIASHDVVLTTYGVLTSAYKQDMANSIFHRIDWYRIVLDEAHTIKSWKTQAAKATFELSSHCRWCLTGTPLQNKLEDLYSLLCFLHVEPWCNWAWWNKLIQKPYENGDPRGLKLIKAILRPLMLRRTKETRDKEGSLILELPPTDVKVIECEQSEGERDFYTALFKRSKVQFDQFVAQGRVLHNYANILELLLRLRQCCNHPFLVMSRADSQQYADLDSLARRFLDNNPDSVSQRAPSRAYIEEVIQDIRDGNSKECPICLESADDPILTPCAHRMCRECLLTSWRSTSCGLCPICRTVLKKTELISCPTESIFRVDVVKNWKESSKVSELIKCLEKIRMSGTGEKSIVFSQWTSFLDLLEIPLRRRGIEFLRFDGKLAQKAREKVLKEFNETKQKTVLLMSLKAGGVGLNLTAASNVFLMDPWWNPAVEEQAIMRIHRIGQKRTVCVRRFIVKDTVEERMQQVQARKQRMIAGALTDEEVRSARLEELKMLFR; encoded by the exons ATGGAGATGCGGAGAACCGAACACGAAGCAGCTGTTTCACGTTCAGACGATTGTAAGATCGTTGCCGATACTCCTCCCGATGAATCCTATGTGGTCCTCAGGACATCCACTGGAGTCCGAATCTCTTCTCAATTAAACGATGAATCCAAGTCGGTTCTTTCCGATGCTATGCCGGTGAAAGCCGAGGAGGTAACCGGTGACGGTTCTGTTACTCTTGGTGATGATGTAGAATCTGAATCTTTAGAGTTCCGTGTTAAGGAGGAACCTGATTTGGATTTTGAGACTCAAGAAGAAGCAATGATGATTGATGATACTGTAGAGAAGCCTATGGTGGTTGTTGAAGCTGTTTCAAGAGGCTCTGGCAACGAGTGTTTGGATGTGGAATCAGATTCTACTCATGTGAAGATGGAAGTGAGAGAAGAGAAGCCTGTGTATGTGAAGAAGGTTAATACACAGGAGGTTGATGCAAGAAAGGCGAAAGTAGAAGATGGTGATTTCCCGGTGGAGAGAGACTGGTACTTGGTTGGGAGGTCTCTTGTCACCGCGACTTCCACTAGTAAAGGAAGGAGACTCGAAGATAACGAAGTTGTGAATTTCGCATTTCCCTCTACTCTCAATTTGAAAGTTCCAAACATTGTTCGCTTCTCTACCAAAAGATGTGGAGAG ATTGGTAGGCTTCCAATGGAATGGTCGAACTGGGCTGTTAGTCTTTTGAGATCTGGTAAAGTCAAAATGCTAGGCAGATGTGTAGCTGCGCCACCCTTTCTCCAAATGATGCAAGATATTATGCTATATGTCAG TTTCTACATTCACAGCTCCATATTCACTGATGTTAGCAAATCCACTTGGCGGATTGGTTCTTCACCTAACATCGAGTCCACGCTTCATCCTCTTCTTCAGCTTTTCAGACACTTGACAATCAAACCCTACCAAAAG GCTGAGTTTACTCCTCAGGAACTTGACTCTCGCAAACGCTCCCTCAACTTGGAG AATGACTCGGACGAGAGAGCAGCATTGTTGGCCATAGCGAAAAGAAGAAAAGGTGCTCCACTGTATCTTGagcacaacaacaaagatgaagaagatgctCCTGACTCATATATGAATCGTGTCGTTGGCGCTGCAGATTCATATAACCTGGAG GAAATGGAAGCTCCAAGTAAGCTCACCTGCAACCTGAGACCATACCAGAAACAAGCACTCTACTGGATGTCAGAGTCTGAAAAAGGAATTGATGTTGATAAAGCAGCTGAAACTCTCCATCCTTGCTGGGAGGCTTATCGAATCTGTGACGA GAGGGCGCCTTCAATTTATGTGAACATCTTCAGCGGTGAAGCAACAATCCAGTTTCCAACAGCTACACAGATGGCAAGAGGCGGA ATATTGGCAGATGCCATGGGACTTGGAAAAACTGTGATGACGATTGCACTGATACTTGCACGGCCAGGCCGAGGTAACCCAGAAATTGAAGATGACTTGGCGGCAGATGTTAATGGAGATAAAACTAAGAGGAATGAGAGTCATAAAGCACTAACGTGTGTGAAGGCCAAAGGAGGCACTCTTATTGTTTGCCCCATGGCATTGCTAAGCCAATGGAAG GACGAGCTTGAGACTCATTCAATGCCTGACACTGTGTCTGTGTTAAGTTACTACGGAGGGGATAGGACGCAGGACGCAAAAGCTATAGCGAGTCATGATGTGGTCTTGACAACTTATGGTGTCTTAACCTCTGCTTACAAGCAA GATATGGCGAACAGTATTTTCCACAGAATTGATTGGTACAGGATTGTTCTTGATGAAGCTCACACTATCAAATCATGGAAAACACAAGCTGCTAAAGCTACATTTGAGTTGTCTTCCCACTGCAGATGGTGTCTGACAGGGACTCCCTTACAA AACAAGCTTGAAGATCTTTACAGTCTTCTATGCTTCCTTCATGTCGAACCATGGTGCAATTGGGCTTG GTGGAATAAGTTGATTCAGAAGCCATATGAAAATGGTGATCCACGAGGACTAAAGCTAATCAAGGCGATTTTGAGGCCATTGATGCTGAGAAGAACAAAGGAGACAAGGGACAAAGAAGGAAG TCTAATTCTTGAACTTCCTCCAACCGATGTTAAAGTCATTGAATGTGAACAGTCTGAAGGAGAACGTGACTTCTATACTGCCCTTTTCAAGAGATCTAAA GTCCAGTTTGACCAGTTTGTGGCACAAGGAAGAGTTCTTCACAACTATGCAAACATCCTTGAGCTCCTCCTCCGTCTACGCCAATGTTGCAACCACCCTTTTCTAGTTATGAG CCGGGCAGATTCACAACAGTACGCTGACTTAGACAGCCTCGCAAGGAGATTTCTTGACAACAATCCTGACTCAGTTTCTCAAAGAGCTCCATCTCGGGCCTACATCGAAGAAGTTATCCAAGACATACGTGATGGCAACAGCAAAGAGTGCCCAATATGTCTGGAGTCTGCAGATGATCCCATTCTCACACCTTGTGCTCACAGAATGTGCCGTGAATGTCTCCTTACTAGCTGGCGCTCTACTTCTTGTGGTCTATGCCCAATCTGCAGGACTGTACTGAAGAAAACTGAGCTCATCTCATGCCCAACGGAGAGTATATTCCGCGTTGATGTTGTAAAGAACTGGAAGGAGTCTTCAAAGGTCTCAGAGCTTATAAAATGCTTAGAGAAGATTCGGATGTCTGGTACGGGAGAGAAGAGCATTGTGTTTAGCCAGTGGACTTCGTTTTTGGATCTCCTGGAGATTCCTTTGAGAAGAAGAGGAATTGAGTTTCTTAGATTCGATGGGAAGCTTGCACAGAAGGCGAGAGAAAAGGTCTTAAAGGAGTTCAATGAAACCAAACAGAAAACA GTTCTGCTTATGTCTCTGAAAGCTGGAGGAGTTGGTCTGAATCTGACCGCAGCTTCAAACGTTTTCTTAATG GATCCATGGTGGAATCCGGCGGTGGAAGAGCAAGCAATCATGAGAATTCATCGCATAGGGCAGAAAAGAACTGTATGCGTCAGAAGATTCATTGTCAAG GATACAGTAGAGGAACGGATGCAGCAAGTTCAGGCGAGGAAGCAGCGGATGATTGCTGGAGCTTTGACTGACGAAGAAGTCCGGTCGGCCAGACTTGAGGAGCTTAAAATGTTGTTCCGATGA